One window of Brevibacillus choshinensis genomic DNA carries:
- a CDS encoding VOC family protein, whose amino-acid sequence MIRKIATVAVYVEDQQKAKSFWTEKVGFEIKQEHPMGPDSSWLEVGPTEAETALVIYPKRMMKNWGELKASIVFVCEDVKATYATMKANGVEFEGEPNKMQWGTFVSFKDEDGNSFLLKD is encoded by the coding sequence ATGATTCGTAAAATCGCGACAGTGGCCGTTTATGTGGAGGACCAGCAAAAGGCAAAATCATTTTGGACAGAGAAAGTAGGTTTCGAGATTAAGCAGGAGCATCCGATGGGACCAGACAGCAGCTGGTTGGAGGTAGGACCGACTGAGGCAGAGACTGCTCTCGTCATCTACCCAAAGAGAATGATGAAGAACTGGGGAGAGCTGAAGGCGTCGATCGTTTTTGTGTGCGAGGATGTGAAGGCGACGTACGCGACGATGAAGGCAAACGGTGTAGAATTTGAGGGAGAGCCGAACAAAATGCAATGGGGCACGTTCGTTTCCTTTAAGGATGAGGACGGCAACAGCTTTTTGTTAAAAGATTAG